Proteins encoded within one genomic window of Amorphoplanes friuliensis DSM 7358:
- a CDS encoding DNA gyrase/topoisomerase IV subunit A, which yields MARRKNEQSRVDLSAFDQAGARIIDNPLTTEVEDSYLEYAYSVIHSRALPDARDGLKPVHRRILWSMQEQGHRPDRAYVKSARVVGDVMGKYHPHGDLAIYDAMVRLAQDFSLNAPLIDGHGNFGSPDDGPAASRYTEARMSREAMLLVGELGEGTVDFKPNYDGSELEPRVLPAAFPNLLVNGTSGIAVGMATNMIPHNLGEVVAAARHLITTPEADLDALMRFVPGPDLPTGGQLLGLDEVRRAYETGRGVVRMRARAQTGPLEGGRGRQAITVVELPYGVGTEKIIEAITDEVKGKLITSGPRKGQRQPARLQGIADVKDLTDREHGIRLVVECKVGVNPQALLADLYRLTPLESSFGINNLVLVDGQPQTLGLKALLEVFLAHRYEVVTRRTTHRRTKRQDRLHLVDGLLIALIDIDRVVAIIRGSDDAAAAKQGLMTEFGLTDIQATYILDTPLRRLTRFDRIELETEQERLRTEIAELSRILDNNDVLKQVVSDELAEVASEFGGPRRTTLIDGDLKEVLAASVPAGPLEVADDPCQVILSATGLIARTAAESEEATEGRRRSGRVKHDAVRAVVHSTARGRVLLVTSTGRAFKVDVLPLPVLPEQSGTVSVRGGMSASELIPLEPGEKVVGLAPLTAEGSPGLALGTRQGVVKVCAPEWPVRSDEFEVITLKDGDEVLGATWLTDGSESVAFVSSDASMLRFPAKLVRPQGLKGGGMAGMNLSSGADVVSFNVVNTTDAQHGEPMVVTSTGTQVKVTPFSTYPAKGRATGGVRVQRFLKGETRLTVSWVGPRPVGASSTGDPVELPATDPRRDGSGEAVLMGPQIIGHLIERG from the coding sequence ATGGCACGCCGCAAGAACGAGCAGTCCCGGGTGGACCTGTCGGCCTTCGACCAGGCCGGCGCCCGGATCATCGACAACCCGCTGACCACCGAGGTCGAGGACTCCTACCTGGAGTACGCGTACTCGGTCATCCACTCCCGTGCCCTGCCCGACGCGCGCGACGGCCTCAAGCCGGTCCACCGCCGCATCCTGTGGTCGATGCAGGAGCAGGGCCACCGCCCCGACCGGGCGTACGTGAAGTCGGCCCGCGTCGTCGGTGACGTGATGGGTAAGTACCACCCGCACGGCGACCTGGCGATCTACGACGCGATGGTCCGGCTCGCACAGGACTTCTCGCTCAACGCGCCGCTGATCGACGGGCACGGCAACTTCGGCTCACCCGACGACGGCCCGGCCGCCTCCCGGTACACCGAGGCTCGCATGTCCCGCGAGGCGATGCTGCTGGTCGGCGAGCTCGGCGAGGGCACGGTCGACTTCAAGCCCAACTACGACGGCTCCGAGCTGGAGCCCCGGGTGCTGCCCGCGGCGTTCCCCAACCTGCTGGTCAACGGCACGTCCGGCATCGCCGTCGGCATGGCGACCAACATGATCCCGCACAACCTCGGCGAGGTCGTCGCGGCCGCCCGGCACCTGATCACCACGCCGGAGGCCGACCTCGACGCGCTCATGCGGTTCGTGCCCGGCCCCGACCTGCCCACGGGCGGCCAGCTGCTCGGCCTCGACGAGGTCCGCCGGGCGTACGAGACCGGCCGCGGTGTGGTCCGCATGCGCGCCCGCGCCCAGACCGGCCCGCTCGAGGGTGGCCGCGGCCGCCAGGCGATCACCGTGGTCGAGCTGCCCTACGGCGTCGGCACCGAGAAGATCATCGAGGCCATCACCGACGAGGTGAAGGGCAAGCTCATCACCTCCGGCCCGCGCAAGGGCCAGCGCCAGCCGGCCCGCCTGCAGGGCATCGCCGACGTCAAGGACCTCACCGACCGCGAGCACGGCATCCGGCTGGTCGTCGAGTGCAAGGTCGGCGTCAACCCCCAGGCCCTGCTGGCCGACCTCTACCGCCTGACACCGCTGGAGTCGTCCTTCGGCATCAACAACCTGGTGCTGGTCGACGGTCAGCCGCAGACGCTGGGCCTCAAGGCGCTGCTCGAGGTGTTCCTGGCCCACCGCTACGAGGTGGTCACCCGGCGGACCACCCACCGGCGGACCAAGCGGCAGGACCGCCTGCACCTGGTCGACGGCCTGCTCATCGCCCTGATCGACATCGACCGCGTGGTCGCGATCATCCGGGGCAGCGACGACGCCGCGGCCGCCAAGCAGGGCCTGATGACCGAGTTCGGTCTCACCGACATCCAGGCGACGTACATCCTGGACACCCCGCTGCGCCGGCTCACCCGCTTCGACCGCATCGAGCTGGAGACCGAGCAGGAGCGCCTGCGCACCGAGATCGCCGAGCTCAGCCGCATCCTCGACAACAACGACGTGCTCAAGCAGGTCGTCTCCGACGAACTCGCCGAGGTCGCGTCGGAGTTCGGCGGCCCCCGCCGCACCACGCTGATCGACGGCGACCTCAAGGAGGTCCTCGCGGCCTCCGTGCCGGCCGGCCCGCTCGAGGTGGCCGACGACCCCTGCCAGGTCATCCTCTCCGCCACCGGCCTCATCGCCCGGACCGCCGCGGAGAGCGAGGAAGCCACCGAGGGCCGCCGCCGCAGCGGCCGCGTCAAGCACGACGCCGTCCGAGCGGTGGTCCACTCGACCGCCCGCGGCCGGGTGCTGCTGGTGACGAGCACCGGCCGTGCCTTCAAGGTCGACGTGCTGCCCCTGCCGGTCCTCCCCGAACAGTCGGGCACGGTGTCGGTCCGCGGCGGCATGTCCGCCTCCGAGCTGATCCCCCTCGAGCCGGGGGAGAAGGTCGTCGGCCTGGCCCCGCTCACCGCCGAAGGCTCACCCGGCCTCGCCCTCGGCACCCGCCAGGGCGTCGTCAAGGTGTGCGCCCCGGAGTGGCCGGTCCGCTCCGACGAGTTCGAAGTCATCACCCTCAAGGACGGCGACGAGGTCCTCGGCGCAACCTGGCTCACCGACGGCTCCGAGTCCGTCGCGTTCGTCTCCTCGGACGCGTCGATGCTGCGCTTCCCCGCCAAACTGGTCCGCCCCCAAGGCCTCAAGGGCGGCGGCATGGCCGGCATGAACCTGTCATCCGGCGCCGACGTCGTCTCGTTCAACGTCGTCAACACCACCGACGCCCAGCACGGCGAGCCGATGGTCGTCACCTCCACCGGCACCCAGGTGAAGGTCACCCCGTTCTCCACGTACCCGGCCAAGGGCCGCGCCACCGGCGGCGTCCGCGTCCAACGTTTCCTGAAGGGCGAAACCCGCCTGACGGTCTCCTGGGTCGGCCCCCGCCCGGTCGGAGCCAGCAGCACCGGCGACCCGGTCGAACTCCCGGCCACCGACCCCCGCCGCGACGGCTCCGGCGAAGCCGTCCTCATGGGCCCCCAAATCATCGGCCACCTCATCGAACGCGGCTGA
- a CDS encoding DNA gyrase/topoisomerase IV subunit B produces the protein MTAQPEILYGADDLTHLEGLDAVRKRPGMYIGSTDSRGVNHLVNEILDNSTDEGVGGHAEHVEVTLHADGSVQVDDDGRGIPTDINAKSGLNGVELVLTRLHAGGKFGGSGYKTSGGLHGVGASAVNALSLRFDVTVKRDGKVHELSFQRGVPGVFSGPGPEASFVPESGLRVARKMKRGERTGTSIRYWYDSRYFETGARLDVDVVRAKLRNTAFLVPGVAYVLRDQTGEEPLEEKFHYPHGLTDMVEFLSPAGDKPVSGILMVAGEGTYKENAADANGVMQSNVSRVAQVEVAFRWGTGYDRTVESFTNTIRNVHGGTHRKGFERALVRALTEAIRNARGLLKPKEDPPVLDDLLEGMTAVIHVRVPEPQFTSQTKDELSTAGITRVLQGLVEQHLKSWIDDRRTKSEARTVLQKVVDAARVRLTQKQQKDAARRKTALEGASMPPKLVDCRSTGIGRSELYIVEGDSALGTARMARSSEYQALLPIRGKILNVQKASLQQVLDNVECSAIVQVLGAGSGRTFDMSTMRYGRVMIMADADVDGSHIRTLLITLFAKYMRPVIEDGRLFAAMPPLHKITTKGRNAETIFTYTQQEMETTLRKLERSGKSIAPVSRFKGLGEMDADELWDTTMNPATRTVRRITLQDVERAEATLELLMGERVEPRKNWLIEAAGRIDQETIDA, from the coding sequence GTGACTGCGCAACCAGAGATCCTCTACGGGGCTGATGACCTCACGCACCTCGAAGGACTCGACGCTGTCCGTAAGCGGCCGGGTATGTACATCGGCTCCACGGACAGCCGCGGTGTCAACCACCTCGTCAACGAGATCCTCGACAACTCCACCGACGAGGGTGTCGGCGGGCACGCCGAGCACGTCGAGGTCACTCTGCACGCCGACGGTTCGGTGCAGGTGGACGACGACGGCCGGGGCATCCCGACCGACATCAACGCCAAGTCCGGTCTCAACGGTGTCGAGCTCGTGCTCACCCGCCTGCACGCCGGCGGCAAGTTCGGCGGCTCCGGTTACAAGACCTCCGGCGGCCTGCACGGCGTCGGCGCGTCCGCGGTCAACGCTTTGTCGCTGCGTTTCGACGTGACGGTCAAGCGCGACGGCAAGGTGCACGAGCTGTCCTTCCAGCGTGGTGTGCCCGGCGTCTTCTCGGGTCCCGGCCCGGAGGCGTCGTTCGTGCCCGAGTCCGGCCTGCGCGTGGCCCGCAAGATGAAGCGCGGCGAGCGCACCGGCACCTCGATCCGCTACTGGTACGACTCCCGCTACTTCGAGACCGGCGCGCGTCTCGACGTCGACGTGGTGCGGGCCAAGCTGCGCAACACGGCCTTCCTGGTGCCCGGGGTGGCGTACGTCCTTCGGGACCAGACGGGCGAGGAGCCGCTCGAGGAGAAGTTCCACTATCCGCACGGACTGACGGACATGGTGGAGTTCCTCTCGCCGGCCGGCGACAAGCCCGTCTCCGGGATCCTGATGGTCGCCGGCGAGGGCACCTACAAGGAGAACGCCGCCGACGCCAACGGTGTCATGCAGTCCAACGTCTCGCGTGTGGCCCAGGTCGAGGTGGCCTTCCGCTGGGGCACCGGTTACGACCGCACGGTCGAGTCCTTCACCAACACGATCCGCAACGTGCACGGCGGCACCCACCGCAAGGGTTTCGAGCGGGCCCTGGTCCGCGCGCTGACCGAGGCCATCCGCAACGCCCGCGGGCTGCTCAAGCCCAAGGAGGACCCGCCGGTCCTGGACGATCTGCTCGAGGGCATGACCGCGGTCATCCACGTGCGGGTGCCCGAGCCGCAGTTCACCTCGCAGACCAAGGACGAGCTCTCCACCGCGGGCATCACCCGGGTCCTGCAGGGTCTGGTCGAGCAGCACCTCAAGAGCTGGATCGACGACCGGCGCACCAAGAGCGAGGCCCGGACGGTCCTGCAGAAGGTCGTCGACGCGGCCCGGGTGCGCCTCACCCAGAAACAGCAGAAGGACGCGGCCCGCCGCAAGACCGCGCTCGAGGGCGCCTCGATGCCGCCCAAGCTGGTCGACTGCCGCTCCACCGGCATCGGCCGCAGCGAGCTCTACATCGTCGAGGGTGACAGTGCGCTCGGCACCGCCCGGATGGCCCGCAGCTCCGAATACCAGGCGCTGCTCCCGATCCGCGGCAAGATCCTCAACGTCCAGAAGGCGAGCCTGCAGCAGGTCCTCGACAACGTCGAGTGCTCGGCGATCGTCCAGGTCCTCGGAGCCGGCTCCGGCCGCACCTTCGACATGAGCACGATGCGCTACGGCCGCGTCATGATCATGGCGGACGCCGACGTCGATGGCTCGCACATCCGCACGCTGCTGATCACGCTCTTCGCGAAGTACATGCGCCCGGTGATCGAGGACGGCCGGCTGTTCGCCGCGATGCCCCCGCTCCACAAGATCACGACCAAGGGCCGGAACGCCGAGACGATCTTCACGTACACCCAGCAGGAGATGGAGACCACGCTCCGCAAGCTGGAGCGCTCCGGCAAGTCGATCGCTCCCGTGAGCCGGTTCAAGGGTCTCGGTGAGATGGACGCCGACGAGCTGTGGGACACCACGATGAACCCCGCCACCCGGACGGTCCGGCGCATCACCCTGCAGGATGTCGAGCGGGCCGAGGCCACGCTCGAGTTGCTGATGGGTGAGCGCGTGGAGCCGCGGAAGAACTGGTTGATCGAGGCCGCGGGCCGCATCGACCAGGAAACGATCGACGCCTGA
- a CDS encoding diguanylate cyclase, producing MLEAPLTGRDAELETLRKRWAQAAAGRGGVAVLHGPSGSGKTRLAAELGREITAAGGTVLRGGGSPSDRRPMATLRAAVDDHVRGLLRGPGGRIAAAARLRAAAGQGAALVTSLSPVLAELLDVPEVAGEIGLERHSAAVADLLTGLARTGGPVLLHLDDAQWYDDGTVRVLEQLAAGLPGVPLLVLATVRDDASAATLDQFGRARDTDITLPALTPEAIGDLIGSLSGGIGIDPRGAAAITMLTGGNPFVALAYAKAVMDAGLLLPDWGAWQIDVAGIRDLALPADSAQLLLRRADDLGPESRRLLRVAGVIGISFGPGLVAEVAGVDRRRVLDVLSDAGRRGLVEHRDGVHRFLHDSIRIALLDGVDEDTLRDLHRRTADVLDRRDGADVYALARHCALGDPAANPARMLRAGHAAGARALAEHAPDTALVYLQYASEAAQLGGLPMGSSVLQLLGVAYHQNGRFDEAIETFHAALERTTDGTERAQIHLMLARVHESNWGAAAQLRAVEDGLAELGRPLPGNPVLSGLAGFWLLIIGCLIRVTRLGYGTAKDAHRERLRLQTTLYHYGASGSVRRLQPLRSLLYGMRMVHPTSRLGPSPERARDLVALTLALRMLGLRRISDRITRGALAQAHELGDPTLVARLDWMTAVAVHGSGGDSGERVRQVVAERDRFLDVGLILDCYAVLGWDWLLRGEAGVAESARTGRQRWLDAGGHADRSAVVAVDAGLLALRGRAGEAIAALARAGAGPKEIHEVVDTIVARMLSALERDDLGTAFDDAVAEFEGLGLRATDILPAQHGFYVYLAYGRLEQARRAAPAERDAAVEAARRAVTALGHVTRRPIVAAHHRITRAALLALTPEHSAEALRLLAKAEPLLRRVDAPLTAFETALVRARALTATGSTGEAERQARMAAGIAEAQGWPHRARRVAAEFRLDAGRRHRVPVVAARGRAGQRWAALEQLSLAASRVIDPERLTRVALDETTRLLGAERAILFLMDADTQVLTPYVGRDAGGQDLTELTGYSATVVDRVRHSREPLVITGTEEGEALGAQSVVQYGLRSILVAPLELDDRLLGVVYLDSRVAKGVFTVDDADILTAITHHIAVGLETARAAQLEVAVAAANRQRDIAETLRRAMARLTGTLDPELVLRRLLLTARQTPGANRGWLLLGTSESTELTVLGGPVPLTLVLAEHPALRPLLDNRQADLISGTPAWADALSDSTGQSWLTVTLDDRNGAVGVLVLSSDRPGAYAAADLGVAAALVGQGMVAYDNARLFSRVNELATTDSLTGVANRRRFFELAERSLTTARTEDGPVTALMVDIDHFKRINDAYGHQTGDDVIKGVVNRLLEGLPVAGLVARYGGEEFAVLLPRVDAEGPALAEALRGAVAGTPLDTRSGPIPVTISVGLARLRPGDTTADTLLGRADAGLYAAKQAGRNRVVAHDVE from the coding sequence GTGCTCGAGGCGCCGCTGACCGGCCGCGACGCGGAGCTCGAGACTCTCCGGAAGCGCTGGGCGCAGGCGGCAGCGGGCCGGGGCGGCGTCGCGGTGCTGCACGGGCCGTCCGGATCGGGCAAGACGCGCCTCGCGGCCGAGCTCGGCCGCGAGATCACCGCCGCGGGCGGGACCGTGCTGCGCGGCGGCGGCTCGCCGAGTGACCGCCGGCCGATGGCCACGCTCCGGGCGGCCGTCGACGATCACGTGCGGGGCCTGCTGCGCGGGCCCGGCGGCCGGATCGCCGCCGCCGCCCGGCTGCGAGCCGCGGCGGGACAGGGCGCCGCCCTGGTCACGAGCCTGTCGCCGGTCCTGGCCGAGCTCCTCGACGTGCCCGAGGTGGCCGGCGAGATCGGTCTCGAACGCCACTCGGCGGCCGTCGCCGACCTGCTCACCGGTCTGGCCCGCACCGGGGGGCCGGTGCTGCTGCACCTCGACGACGCCCAGTGGTACGACGACGGCACGGTCCGGGTGCTCGAGCAGCTCGCCGCCGGGCTGCCCGGCGTACCGCTGCTCGTGCTGGCCACCGTCCGTGACGATGCGTCCGCGGCCACGCTCGACCAGTTCGGCCGGGCCCGCGACACCGACATCACGCTGCCCGCTCTGACCCCGGAAGCCATCGGGGACCTGATCGGCTCGCTGTCCGGTGGCATCGGCATCGACCCGCGAGGCGCCGCCGCCATCACGATGCTGACCGGCGGCAACCCGTTCGTCGCTCTGGCGTACGCCAAGGCCGTGATGGACGCGGGCCTGCTCCTGCCGGACTGGGGCGCGTGGCAGATCGACGTCGCCGGCATCCGTGACCTGGCCCTGCCCGCGGACTCCGCCCAGCTCCTGCTGCGCCGGGCGGACGACCTCGGCCCGGAGAGCCGCCGTCTGCTGCGGGTCGCCGGGGTCATCGGCATCTCGTTCGGCCCCGGCCTGGTGGCCGAGGTCGCCGGGGTCGACCGCCGGCGGGTCCTCGACGTGCTCTCCGACGCCGGCCGCCGCGGACTCGTGGAGCACCGCGACGGTGTCCACCGCTTCCTGCACGACAGCATCCGCATCGCGCTGCTCGACGGCGTGGACGAGGACACGCTTCGCGACCTGCACCGCCGCACCGCCGACGTCCTGGACCGCCGGGACGGCGCCGACGTCTACGCCCTCGCCCGGCACTGCGCGCTGGGTGACCCGGCCGCGAACCCCGCCCGGATGCTGCGCGCCGGTCACGCCGCCGGCGCCCGCGCCCTGGCCGAGCACGCCCCGGACACGGCACTGGTCTACCTGCAGTACGCGTCCGAGGCCGCCCAGCTCGGCGGACTGCCGATGGGCAGCTCGGTCCTGCAGCTGCTCGGGGTGGCCTACCACCAGAACGGCCGGTTCGACGAGGCCATCGAGACCTTCCACGCGGCGCTCGAGCGGACCACCGACGGCACCGAACGCGCGCAGATCCATCTCATGCTCGCCCGCGTGCACGAGAGCAACTGGGGCGCCGCCGCGCAGCTGCGGGCCGTCGAGGACGGTCTCGCCGAGCTGGGCCGCCCGCTGCCGGGCAACCCGGTGCTCTCCGGGCTCGCCGGCTTCTGGCTGCTGATCATCGGGTGCCTGATCCGGGTCACCCGGCTCGGGTACGGCACGGCCAAGGATGCGCACCGCGAGCGGCTGCGCCTGCAGACGACGCTCTACCACTACGGCGCTTCCGGCAGTGTGCGCCGCTTGCAGCCCCTGAGGTCGCTGCTCTACGGCATGCGGATGGTCCACCCGACGAGCCGGCTCGGACCGTCACCGGAGCGCGCCCGCGACCTGGTCGCCCTGACCCTGGCCCTGCGCATGCTCGGCCTGCGGAGGATCTCCGACCGGATCACCCGCGGCGCGCTCGCGCAGGCCCACGAGCTCGGCGACCCCACCCTGGTCGCCCGTCTCGACTGGATGACCGCGGTCGCCGTGCACGGCAGCGGCGGCGACTCCGGCGAACGCGTCCGGCAGGTCGTCGCCGAACGCGACCGCTTCCTCGACGTCGGCCTCATCCTCGACTGCTACGCCGTGCTGGGCTGGGACTGGCTGCTCCGTGGCGAGGCCGGCGTGGCCGAGTCCGCGCGTACCGGGCGGCAGCGCTGGCTCGACGCCGGTGGGCACGCCGACCGCAGCGCCGTCGTGGCCGTCGACGCGGGCCTGCTGGCCCTGCGCGGCCGGGCCGGAGAGGCCATCGCGGCGCTGGCCCGGGCCGGCGCGGGACCCAAGGAGATCCACGAGGTCGTCGACACGATCGTCGCCCGGATGCTGTCCGCCCTCGAACGCGACGACCTCGGCACGGCCTTCGACGACGCCGTCGCCGAGTTCGAAGGGCTGGGACTGCGGGCCACCGACATCCTCCCGGCGCAGCACGGCTTCTACGTCTACCTGGCGTACGGCCGTCTGGAGCAGGCCCGCCGGGCCGCACCCGCCGAGCGCGACGCCGCCGTCGAAGCGGCCCGCCGGGCCGTCACGGCCCTCGGTCACGTCACCCGCCGCCCGATCGTCGCTGCCCACCACCGGATCACCCGGGCCGCTCTGCTCGCGCTGACCCCCGAGCACAGTGCGGAGGCCCTCCGGCTGCTGGCCAAGGCCGAGCCCCTGCTGCGCCGGGTGGATGCGCCGCTGACAGCTTTCGAGACCGCCCTGGTACGCGCCCGCGCGCTCACCGCCACCGGCAGCACCGGAGAAGCCGAACGCCAGGCGCGGATGGCCGCCGGCATCGCCGAGGCACAGGGCTGGCCGCACCGCGCCCGCCGGGTCGCCGCGGAGTTCCGGCTCGACGCGGGGCGGCGTCACCGCGTACCCGTGGTCGCCGCCCGGGGCCGGGCCGGGCAGCGCTGGGCCGCTCTGGAACAGCTCAGCCTGGCCGCGTCGCGGGTCATCGACCCCGAACGCCTCACACGGGTCGCGCTGGACGAGACCACCCGGCTGCTCGGCGCCGAACGCGCCATCCTATTCCTGATGGACGCCGACACGCAGGTGCTCACGCCGTACGTGGGTCGTGACGCCGGCGGTCAGGACCTGACCGAGCTGACGGGGTACAGCGCCACGGTCGTGGACCGGGTCCGGCACAGCCGCGAGCCGCTCGTGATCACCGGCACCGAGGAGGGCGAGGCACTCGGGGCGCAGAGCGTCGTGCAGTACGGCCTGCGCAGCATCCTCGTCGCGCCGCTCGAGCTCGACGACCGCCTGCTCGGCGTGGTCTACCTGGACAGCCGCGTCGCCAAGGGCGTTTTCACCGTCGACGACGCCGACATCCTCACCGCGATCACCCACCACATCGCCGTCGGCCTGGAGACGGCCCGCGCCGCCCAGCTCGAGGTCGCGGTGGCCGCCGCCAACCGCCAGCGGGACATCGCCGAGACGCTGCGCCGCGCGATGGCCCGGCTCACCGGCACCCTCGACCCGGAGCTGGTGCTGCGCCGGCTGCTGCTCACCGCCCGGCAGACGCCCGGCGCCAACCGCGGCTGGCTGCTGCTCGGCACGTCGGAGTCCACCGAGCTCACCGTGCTGGGCGGGCCGGTCCCGCTCACGCTGGTCCTGGCCGAGCACCCGGCCCTGCGGCCGCTGCTCGACAACCGCCAGGCAGACCTCATCTCCGGTACGCCGGCCTGGGCCGACGCGCTCTCCGACTCGACCGGGCAGAGCTGGCTGACCGTCACCCTCGACGACCGCAACGGCGCGGTGGGCGTCCTGGTGCTGTCGTCGGACCGGCCCGGGGCGTACGCCGCCGCGGACCTCGGCGTCGCGGCCGCACTGGTCGGCCAGGGCATGGTCGCCTACGACAACGCCCGGCTGTTCAGCCGCGTGAACGAGCTGGCCACCACCGACAGCCTCACCGGTGTCGCCAACCGGCGGCGGTTCTTCGAGCTGGCCGAGCGGTCCCTGACCACGGCCCGGACGGAGGACGGCCCGGTCACCGCGCTCATGGTCGACATCGACCACTTCAAGCGGATCAACGACGCGTACGGGCACCAGACCGGTGACGACGTGATCAAGGGTGTGGTCAACCGTCTGCTCGAGGGTCTGCCGGTGGCGGGTCTGGTCGCCCGGTACGGCGGCGAGGAGTTCGCGGTCCTGCTGCCCCGCGTCGACGCCGAGGGCCCGGCACTGGCCGAGGCGCTGCGGGGCGCGGTCGCCGGCACGCCGCTCGACACCCGGTCGGGGCCGATCCCGGTCACGATCAGCGTCGGGCTGGCCCGGCTGCGCCCCGGCGACACCACCGCCGACACCCTCCTGGGCCGGGCCGACGCCGGCCTCTACGCGGCCAAACAAGCCGGTCGGAACCGTGTCGTGGCTCACGACGTGGAGTAA
- a CDS encoding serine/threonine-protein kinase, with translation MGASPSLPAEPALVQFEPGDAAGLEVLGEIGRGAQAVVHRVRHRGTDYALRLLHHDAAQHPGQAREFRRQSALLASMQSPGLPRVHKVGLAGGRPYVVMDLVDGEALGARLTRGPIRERAAVQIGADVAGALRTAHEHDLVHRDVKPDNIIVTPEGAGRLVDFGLAAPAAGTTDAVAGTLVYCAPEQSGMLNRPVDARSDLYALGAVLFECVTGAPPFAAADVGELLHLHATAPVPDPRALAPGLSATFAAIIVRLLAKDPDDRYQSAQGLLADLRRLGAEPGATFAPGRTTGRPPCSRRR, from the coding sequence GTGGGTGCCTCGCCATCGCTGCCGGCTGAGCCGGCGCTGGTCCAGTTCGAGCCCGGCGACGCCGCCGGGCTCGAAGTGCTGGGCGAGATCGGCCGGGGCGCGCAGGCCGTCGTCCACCGCGTCCGCCACCGGGGCACCGACTACGCCCTGCGCCTGCTGCACCACGACGCCGCGCAGCACCCCGGCCAGGCCCGCGAGTTCCGCCGGCAGAGCGCCCTCCTCGCCTCGATGCAGAGCCCGGGGCTGCCCCGCGTGCACAAGGTGGGTCTGGCCGGTGGCCGCCCGTACGTGGTGATGGACCTGGTCGACGGTGAGGCGCTCGGCGCCCGGCTGACCCGCGGCCCGATCCGTGAGCGTGCCGCCGTGCAGATCGGCGCCGACGTGGCCGGCGCGCTGCGGACGGCCCACGAGCACGACCTCGTGCACCGCGACGTCAAACCGGACAACATCATCGTCACGCCCGAGGGCGCCGGCCGGCTGGTCGACTTCGGCCTGGCGGCACCGGCCGCCGGGACGACCGACGCCGTGGCCGGCACGCTCGTCTACTGCGCACCCGAGCAGTCCGGCATGCTCAACCGGCCGGTCGACGCCCGTTCCGACCTGTACGCCCTGGGCGCGGTCCTCTTCGAGTGCGTCACCGGTGCGCCGCCCTTCGCCGCGGCCGACGTCGGCGAGTTGCTGCACCTGCACGCGACTGCGCCCGTACCCGATCCCCGGGCTCTGGCTCCCGGTCTGAGCGCGACCTTCGCGGCGATCATCGTGCGGCTGCTGGCCAAGGACCCGGACGACCGTTATCAGAGTGCCCAGGGTCTGCTGGCCGACCTGCGCCGGCTCGGCGCCGAACCGGGCGCGACCTTCGCGCCGGGGAGGACGACGGGCCGGCCGCCGTGCTCGAGGCGCCGCTGA
- a CDS encoding adenylate/guanylate cyclase domain-containing protein translates to MNGTTAGLRCRRQTVTVLFVDIVGFTSLVDELDCSDVRDLQVDYFSVVSDRVRAAGGIVEKFIGDAVMAVFGTTGPAAGSAEEIGCAAASAVEAGLRVQEALRGRLLAGRYPVLTRVGLATGDAIVDLEETRDGGYGMVSGSVVSTASRLQAYAPHDTVVVCAATREVTDTAVAYQEMPPVSVAGKAAPVEIWRALHPQVVPAGRSLQACG, encoded by the coding sequence ATGAACGGTACGACGGCCGGCCTGCGGTGCCGGCGACAGACAGTGACGGTGTTGTTCGTCGACATCGTGGGCTTCACCAGCCTCGTCGACGAGCTCGACTGCTCGGACGTCCGGGATCTGCAGGTCGACTACTTCTCGGTCGTGTCGGACCGGGTGCGGGCGGCGGGCGGGATCGTGGAGAAGTTCATCGGGGACGCCGTGATGGCGGTCTTCGGCACCACCGGCCCGGCCGCGGGCTCGGCGGAGGAGATCGGGTGCGCGGCGGCGAGCGCCGTCGAAGCGGGCCTGCGGGTCCAGGAAGCGCTGCGGGGGCGCCTCCTGGCCGGCCGGTACCCGGTGCTGACCCGGGTGGGCCTGGCCACCGGCGACGCCATCGTCGACCTGGAAGAGACCCGCGACGGCGGGTACGGCATGGTCAGCGGCAGCGTGGTGAGCACCGCCTCGCGGCTGCAGGCGTACGCCCCGCACGACACGGTCGTGGTCTGCGCCGCGACCCGTGAGGTCACCGACACCGCGGTGGCGTACCAGGAGATGCCGCCGGTGTCCGTGGCCGGCAAGGCGGCGCCGGTGGAGATCTGGCGGGCCCTGCACCCGCAGGTCGTGCCCGCGGGTCGTTCGCTGCAGGCGTGCGGCTGA